The Gossypium arboreum isolate Shixiya-1 chromosome 6, ASM2569848v2, whole genome shotgun sequence DNA window TTTTTAATACATCTCAAATTCgaacaaaactaaattttatcaaattaagtcttcaacataaaaatcatatatatatatatatacatttacccAACATTTATTTATGCCAAATATGgtgcaaaacaaaaacaaattaaaatacctGTTTATACTTTGAACAACCATAGGAACAATAAACAGCCCTCAACCCACCATGAGTTTTTGAGCTTTCAGCTGACATCTATTACATCCAACAAAGTTAGAAAGAAAGAACCATAAGTTTTTGctttacacaaaaaaaaaaaaattctttagtCAAACAAGGGTTTGAATAAAAAATCAATTCTTTAAACTTGTTTGACTAAAAAATCAATTCTTTAAACTTACCCACCTATCAAATCCCATATCATGAACTGCTTCAAATGTGGGCTTGAACGATTCGAATCAAACACAgaactaaaaataattttatttacttttaatgtgaaagcaaaatctcttctcaaTAAAAAGCGATAGAATTTTTATtccagaaaatatatttaatacttAGAGAATAAACTCACCATTTTCGACCAAAGTAATAATATCTTTAAGTTCTATATTTAGCCCTACCAATaccatttatttttaaaaagaatagGTAAAACCCTTATTGAATTGTAGAAAATTATTTCAATAGAAAAACGTACTCTTAGGAGTAGGTTAGGCAACAACCTTGATTAAACAAATTAGGGCTTGTCGTCCCCCTCTTAAACATGAGAGGCTTTTGAGCCTTTCCCATATTGGGTCCAATTATAAATACTTACTGAATTTTTAATCTAACACTTTATAATTCAATACAACAcgatattttttttctatttcccaaaatgaaCACctcccaattaaataattttctgaaCCCAATTTTAATTCCATTAATGTAATGACTTGATTTCCAGTAGTATCGAAAACTGTGGTTTTGAAATCCCGTTCTTCGATTattgagttcgtaaatattatttatctttACAACTCATCATATGGGAAAAGAACctgaaaattttgaatataaGTTTCCTATTTACTTATATTGGTTTTTCAAAGGGTTGAAAGATTAACCTTTCTCGATTTCTTGAGAATCTTAGAGGTTCCATTGACAGGAACCGGAGCAACTACTGAAAACGGTTGTGGTTGTAGTTTGTGTTGAAATTTCTTTGCACTTTGTCTTATGCCCATCCTTCCAGTCCACACGTTGGCAGGCTGAGGAGCTGAAAAATGAAGCAAACATAAAGATTAAACCATCCACTTGATAGAAGAATTTATGTAACCCAAGGTTGACGAACTTATAGATTCGTAAATCATAGTCCACAGGCCCGTAAACTGACACGTCTCATTTTCTAATACCAGAAAGCAAACGCAGAACTTTTAAAGTCAAGGCGGTACTGGGAGAAAGGGGCTTTTTGTTAACTTATGCAAATATAACTACAATCAAGGCATCTTTTTATATAATTGACTGATagattgatcaaaattttaacaCTGAACTAGCTGGACATTCAGTTTATTGACATAATCAGTGTCAATTAGTGCGGGCTCAACCTAGGTTAAGCACAACAGTACGTTTGTAAAGAGAAAAATTCAAGCCAAATGCTTTATTAAAAGAAGAAGCAAAATTCCAGGAAAACGTTCTAACATCGACAACAAAAACACTTCTTTCTAACCCATAATTAATAAGATGCCAAACTAATAAAAAGCAAAGTAAATTAAGAAAACTAAGATAGATAAAGAAAACCCACGAATGTCAACAATAAGCACTTAAACCACTGTCAATGCAGAATAGAGAAACGCCACCAGTAAATAACAGTTAGAGAAACTTCAAAAAGCAGTTAATCACTAAGATGCTTACCAGtattaaaaacatagaaaaataaataaataaccttttttatcttttttttttacttttcgaTAATCCCGAAACGTTAAAGAAACAGCTCAAACAATATTAGCAACAGTAATTAAcagccaaaagaaaaaaaaaagcaatcaAGGAGTACGATCATACAAAGACAAAGAATTCTTCTGGAGAAAAAAAAAGCGTACGTACCAATAACGAACGGATTTGCAACGAGAGCACTTCTTGGAGGCGGGATTAGAGCATACAGCGCAAGGGAAGTGATCGATGTCCATGGGGATGGAAGGCATTGGTTGGTCCCGATCGAAATTGGCGTCGACCTC harbors:
- the LOC128293788 gene encoding uncharacterized protein LOC128293788 isoform X2, with the translated sequence MGIRQSAKKFQHKLQPQPFSVVAPVPVNGTSKILKKSRKMSAESSKTHGGLRAVYCSYGCSKYKQVAVISLNGLKSKMAMEILMN
- the LOC128293788 gene encoding ubiquitin carboxyl-terminal hydrolase 19-like isoform X1 encodes the protein MHVGGITLDLNWFLQFIFTLFIFAFVALRLRKNTASKCFEVDANFDRDQPMPSIPMDIDHFPCAVCSNPASKKCSRCKSVRYCSSACQRVDWKDGHKTKCKEISTQTTTTTVFSSCSGSCQWNL